A window of the Microplitis mediator isolate UGA2020A chromosome 5, iyMicMedi2.1, whole genome shotgun sequence genome harbors these coding sequences:
- the LOC130667644 gene encoding uncharacterized protein LOC130667644 translates to MDLIKKQFLQWHNNVERKILCRSCGKKLLDKIFSCDAGHNCCHLCKTESCTMCPKVTSFFRNHVAELLVSQFTNMKSYAESFDVSTIKQKNVGNNSNKVNKATETIDACLVTGQQSVNATKPDDKIKPNGSPINSSTLYSCWIGASCHFRGTYSDILKHMKSSHSEVFTTHLFKGWPHVMTWDLKYHGANIREDYAFEIQGIGLFILHVNVTNEEHLKAHILMFDSGRTAAQYRYDIEMKCDDKKKSFSAEVDSSRIPRRMLNDRSKGLFINENSLLHNTIKLRMNYKCIVEINTSKKTSFDDGSGQSTDTAVLNKQQQKKNDYQKPKSLNRKSFKPVRKNGNNLKHKSNIPELLDLELTSPSLTQVKPAANQSSTLSQAQLMQALIDAMRANVQKINTQQTPQVPQHQSMVNNNSSMNMRPSSSQSRPQVIKDEQINQQIKPKNTINDQQSSKINSQASAVSTQSSAALFDTSLIAALCISDDSSKPEDSIVASRQIQQVNSTQIEDIDLESASVQNGDDLSQTKSDECLIS, encoded by the exons ATGGatcttattaaaaaacaa TTTCTGCAATGGCACAATAAtgtagaaagaaaaattttgtgcCGATCTTGTGGTAAGAAATTgttagacaaaattttttcatgtgaTGCTGGGCATAACTGTTGCCATTTATGTAAAACAGAATCATGTACTATGTGTCCAAAAGTAACTTCATTTTTTCGGAATCATGTCGCTGAACTTTTGGTATCGCAATTCACTAACATGAAG AGCTATGCTGAATCATTTGATGTCTccacaataaaacaaaaaaatgttggtaATAATTCTAACAAAGTAAATAAAGCTACTGAGACTATTGACGCTTGCTTAGTAACTGGGCAACAATCTGTTAATGCTACAAAACCTGACGATAAAATTAAACCAAATGGAAGTCCAATAAATTCATCGACTCTTTATTCATGTTGGATAGGGGCCAGTTGCCACTTTAGAGGAACTTATTCGGATATTCTAAAGCACATGAAAAGTAGTCATTCTGAAGTATTTACTACA cATTTATTTAAAGGATGGCCTCATGTGATGACTTGGGATTTAAAATATCATGGAGCTAATATCCGTGAAGATTATGCTTTCGAGATCCAAGGCATTGGACTATTTATTCTACATGTAAATGTTACCAATGAAGAACATTTAAAAGCTCATATTTTAATGTTTGATAGTGGAAGAACGGCAGCTCAATATCGATATGACATAGAAATGAAatgtgatgataaaaaaaaatcgttcagtGCCGAG gtTGACAGTAGCCGTATACCACGAAGAATGCTTAATGATCGGTCGAAAGGATTGTTCATCAATGAAAATTCATTGTTAcacaatacaataaaattgagAATGAATTATAAGTGTATAGTCGAGATTAATACGTctaaaaaaacgtcttttgacgatGGAAGTGGTCAAAGTACAGACACTGCTGTACTAAACAAAcaacagcaaaaaaaaaatgattaccaAAAGCCCAAATCATTAAACAGAAAAAGTTTCAAACCAGTGCgaaaaaatggaaataatttaaaacataaatcAAACATTCCGGAATTGCTAGATCTTGAACTCACTAGTCCATCATTAACTCAGGTTAAACCTGCTGCAAATCAATCATCAACCCTATCACAAGCTCAACTCATGCAAGCTTTAATTGATGCAATGAGAGCTAATGTTCAGAAAATAAACACTCAACAAACTCCTCAAGTTCCTCAGCATCAGTCgatggtaaataataattcaagcATGAATATGCGACCATCTTCTTCACAATCGCGCCCACAAGTAATCAAAGATGAGCAGATTAATCAACAAATTAAGCCGAAGAATACTATCAATGATCAACagtcaagtaaaataaatagtcaaGCTTCTGCTGTTTCAACTCAGTCGTCTGCTGCACTTTTCGATACTTCACTAATCGCAGCTCTCTGTATTTCTGATGATTCAAGTAAGCCTGAAGATTCAATTGTAGCTAGTCGACAGATCCAGCAagtaaattcaacacaaattgaAGATATTGATCTCGAAAGTGCTTCAGTACAGAATGGCGATGATTTGTCTCAAACAAAGTCTGATGAATGTCTTATCagttaa
- the LOC130667643 gene encoding uncharacterized protein LOC130667643 has protein sequence MDLIKKKFLEWHGNVERKIPCHFCSIKLSDEIYSCHFGHDVCRRCKTDSCIACKISSSFFRNNVAEFLIAELNKLKNDVESLDESAFEIKKAEKSAKKLNTCTQTKIVRNHKICMVTEKDIKNSIENKSSLNETKVHENKPLDNETKVTEVKSDDNSANHWGFYPCWIGDCNFKAAYSHILQHLKDNHAQMFTVHPFKKWPHMINWSLNYGGADSREDRAFEIQGVGLFNLHIFINHDQHIKARIFMYESGKTAVKYGYEIEIQCEDKKKSFGAEVDSSRIPRNSLHDRSKGLFISSQSLLHDEIKQNLRYKCSVQIKKLDETSDDKRNVNADVGDKATPIKQLEHNQRKDYQKLKPSNRKQFKPTRKNANNFKDKSNIPELLDLKTTKPSVNQVQSTHNYPPRAAGVHPLQPQQLYPNLKQEFNYQQMHQTPQYPQMVNNHFGTNMPPPSLYPHPQVIKDEQAYQRSASPFVNHHPHNMGNQSFGVPTQPSAPSIDIESLHISRSSNKPGNFTAADLERQKSIQQKIEEREKIRLIESGAEAFDINYDEDKKRHNGKSRKDSSDFRQKKSNGDCVVC, from the exons atggattTGATcaagaaaaaa tttctggAGTGGCACGGAAATGTAGAAAGAAAAATTCCATGTCACTTTTGTAGCATTAAATTATCAgatgaaatttattcatgTCATTTTGGTCATGATGTTTGTAGAAGGTGTAAAACTGACTCATGTATTGCTTGTAAAATATcatcttcattttttcgaaataatgTCGCTGAATTTTTGATAGCAGAATTAAATAAGTTGAAG aatGATGTTGAGTCATTGGACGAGTCAGcttttgaaatcaaaaaaGCCGAAAAAAGtgctaaaaaactaaatacaTGTACACAGACTAAAATTGTACGTAATCATAAAATCTGTATGGTTACTgaaaaagatattaaaaattcaattgaaaataaatcgtcactaaatgaaacaaaagttCATGAAAATAAACCGTTAGATAATGAAACAAAAGTTACTGAAGTCAAGTCAGATGATAATTCAGCAAATCATTGGGGATTTTATCCATGCTGGATTGGGGATTGCAATTTTAAAGCAGCTTATTCTCATATTCTTCAACATTTAAAAGACAATCATGCTCAAATGTTCACCGTG catccatttaaaaaatggccacaTATGATTAATTGGAGCTTGAATTATGGTGGAGCTGATAGCCGTGAGGATAGAGCTTTTGAAATTCAAGGCGTTGGATTATTTAATCTtcacatatttattaatcatgatCAACACATAAAGGCTcgtatatttatgtatgaaaGCGGTAAAACTGCAGTTAAATATGGTTATGAAATAGAAATTCAGTGTGAGGATAAAAAGAAATCGTTTGGTGCAgag GTTGACAGTAGCCGTATTCCACGTAATTCACTTCATGATCGAAGCAaaggattatttattagtagcCAATCACTCTTGCAcgatgaaataaaacaaaacttaAGGTACAAATGCTCGGTTCAGATTAAAAAACTCGATGAAACTTCTGATGATAAAAGAAATGTCAATGCTGATGTAGGAGATAAGGCAACACCGATAAAGCAGCTAGAACATAATCAGAGGAAAGATTATCAAAAACTCAAACCATCGAACAGAAAACAATTCAAACCAACACGAAAAAATGCGaacaattttaaagataaatcAAATATTCCAGAACTGCTAGACCTTAAGACAACAAAGCCATCAGTTAATCAGGTGCAATCTACTCACAATTATCCACCAAGGGCAGCAGGAGTACATCCACTGCAACCTCAACAACTCTACCCTAATCTaaaacaagaatttaattatcaacaaaTGCATCAGACTCCGCAGTATCCACAAATGGTAAATAATCATTTCGGTACGAATATGCCACCGCCTTCTCTTTATCCCCATCCGCAAGTAATTAAAGATGAACAGGCTTATCAACGAAGTGCATCTCCGTTCGTTAATCATCACCCACATAACATGGGTAATCAATCTTTTGGTGTTCCTACTCAACCATCGGCTCCTTCTATTGACATAGAATCCCTTCACATTTCCCGAAGTTCAAATAAACCTGGAAATTTTACTGCAGCTGATTTAGAGAGACAAAAATCAATCCAACAGAAAATTGAAGAACGTGAAAAAATTCGTTTAATAGAATCAGGTGCTGAGGCATTCGATATTAATTATGATGAGGACAAGAAAAGGCATAATGGCAAGTCTAGAAAAGATAGCTCTGATTTCCGTCAGAAAAAGTCTAACGGCGATTGTGTTGtgtgttaa
- the LOC130667641 gene encoding angiotensin-converting enzyme-like: MNLKWCYMILSTIICANGFGDVLSENTNLEDKNISLQFIGLEYEDACFKSADSEWKFIQNPNNETLQLWKDSLDAYASIKRKCLKDIDDTINETLSSTIEYKSNLVSKPGDALLEPEDWTSFTSFIGQAELIRLTGNYTSGSNNLLRRNAEDLLRRNGNNEDKLNAWISWYRTLQPLTTKLSNNLQFVQKAAVANGAKDVTEYWEMLSEYKDGYNEAKDKWSEILSLYEKLVKFVRTRLTQKYKDLMKDEKGIPAYLLGSLESYDWTPLTMDVIPYPNYIYDIRKNLWEKNLIGKNLYKSASRIGSITLKHVPEVQFFDKSYFQGQCPPRLVNFCRQGTMSVNTCSESSLSNYLSAHKNIAKVLIHQMSEESMPIINNANRYSALEEGVSELFGILASSQAWLTTLNLINETDNTEEAHIVSIMITALDVLPRMAYYLSADQWRLDIIKNNTFDPDHLTNSWWEYRSEYENVVPGSSEKLPTFLDDSFIISNRPYLSKFIGTIIGFQIYDHLMESTEVRTEKLEKIPTNHNFIKMIQHGSVEHWNEAIKKYLQIYDVSVDSLLSYFSPLEEYLDELNDEELVNFPLELENKLETLENLYQKDLNNPTTTTEAFNSTTAVPKKQTTDFHKQIELPSNTKSTEPQTKNNSSSSEIIKPTKIPVKVTAEPETIPVKVKKDSNDGGKKEDKGTEETVNEENNEAGKLIKSGMSKAVWAVGSVLIATIAIVIIAIFGRRRCRKTPKNRRYV; the protein is encoded by the exons ATGAATCTGAAGTGGTGTTATATGATTTTAAGTACAATCATCTGCGCTAATGGATTTGGAGATGTATTGTCAGAAAATACAAAtcttgaagataaaaatatttcattacaatttattgGATTGGAGTATGAAGACGCATGTTTCAAATCTGCTGATTCGGaatggaaatttattcaaaatccAAACAATGAAACTCTTCAATTAtgg AAAGATTCATTAGATGCATATGCTTCAATAAAACGTAAATGTTTAAAAGACATTGATGATACTATAAATGAAACTCTGTCTTCAACGATTGAATACAAATCGAATCTTGTTAGTAAACCAGGCGATGCATTGCTTGAGCCCGAAGACTGGACAAGCTTTACTTCGTTCATCGGTCAAGCAGAATTAATAAGATTAACTGGAAATTACACATCAGgatcgaataatttattgcgtagaa atGCTGAGGATTTGTTGAGGCGGAATGGAAATAatgaagataaattaaatgCATGGATATCTTGGTATCGAACATTACAACCGCTCACAACAAAGTTATCAAACAATTTACAATTTGTTCAGAAAGCTGCGGTTGCTAATG GTGCTAAAGATGTAACAGAGTACTGGGAAATGCTAAGTGAATACAAAGATGGTTATAATGAAGCCAAAGATAAATGGagtgaaattttatctttgtatgagaaattagtaaaatttgtaCGAACTCGTTTAACTCAAAAGTACAAAGATCTCATGAAAGATGAAAAAGGAATACCTGCTTATTTACTTG gtTCCCTCGAAAGCTATGATTGGACACCTCTTACGATGGATGTCATACCGTATCCCAATTATATTTATGACATAAGAAAAAATCTCTGGGAAAAG aatttaataggaaaaaatttgtataaatcAGCGTCACGAATAGGAAGCATAACATTAAAACACGTGCCAGAAgtacaattttttgataaaagttattttcaagGACAGTGTCCACCACgtttagttaatttttgtCGTCAAGGTACAATGAGTGTTAATACATGTTCTGAATCATCTCTTTCTAATTACTTGTcagctcataaaaatattgcTAAGGTTTTAATTCATCAAATGTCTGAAGAAAGTAtgccaataattaataatgcaaATCGTTACTCTg CGTTAGAAGAAGGAGTATCAGAATTATTTGGTATTTTGGCTTCAAGTCAAGCATGGCTTacaacattaaatttaattaacgagaCTGATAACACTGAAGAAGCTCATATTGTCTCTATCATGATAACAGCTCTAGATGTACTCCCACGAATGGCGTACTATCTATCTGCTGATCAATGGAGACTagatatcattaaaaataatacatttgATCCAGACCATTTAACAAATTCCTGGTGGGAATACAG ATCAGAGTATGAAAATGTAGTACCTGGTTCTTCCGAAAAACTTCCAACCTTTTTAGAtgatagttttattattagtaatcGTCCATATCTTTC aaaatttattggaacAATAATtggttttcaaatttatgacCATTTAATGGAATCAACAGAAGTAAgaacagaaaaattagaaaaaattcctacaaatcataattttat tAAAATGATACAGCATGGAAGCGTCGAACATTGGAAtgaagcaataaaaaaatatttacaaatatatgatgTTTCTGTGGATTCTTTGCTGAGCTACTTTTCACCATTAGAAGAGTATTTAGATGAGCTGAATGATGAGGAGCTCGTTAATTTCCCactagagcttgaaaataaattagaaacCCTTGAGAATCTATaccaaaaagatttaaataatccTACAACTACAACTGAAGCCTTTAATTCTACAACTGCTGTGCCAAAAAAACAAACGACTGATTTTCATAAACAAATTGAACTTCCGTCAAATACAAAATCAACTGAAccacaaacaaaaaataattcttcatCATCTGAAATTATTAAACCGACAAAAATTCCGGTTAAAGTTACCGCAGAACCCGAGACAATACCAGTTAAGGTTAAAAAGGACAGTAATGATGGTGGGAAAAAAGAAGATAAAGGAACTGAAGAAACAGtaaatgaagaaaataatgaggctggaaaattaataaaaagtggAATGAGTAAAGCCGTATGGGCAGTTGGTTCTGTATTGATTGCAACTATTGCAATTGTTATTATAGCAATTTTCGGGCGACGAAGGTGCCGAAAAACGCCAAAGAATAGACGTTATGTTTAA